In one window of Brassica rapa cultivar Chiifu-401-42 chromosome A07, CAAS_Brap_v3.01, whole genome shotgun sequence DNA:
- the LOC103831749 gene encoding chaperone protein DnaJ isoform X1, which translates to MEKEDLYAVMDLNNECSQGDLRISYKNLALKWHPDRFSEENEKDKANTKFQSIQRAYSVLSDSNKRMLYDIGAYDSDDDETGMADFINEMVTLMAQTTSTGDETLEEFEKLFQELLMDDVNQFKTPHSSSFPYAPFSGMSASVYGDDLSNDDIQNKAKVDSYCCISSGLKIYVDTVDVFNKGEWSINEFPGWQ; encoded by the exons atggaGAAGGAAGACTTGTACGCTGTTATGGATTTGAACAACGAATGTTCACAAGGAGATCTCAGAATTTCTTACAAGAACCTTGCTCTG AAATGGCATCCAGATCGGTTTAGTGAAGAAAATGAGAAAGACAAAGCCAATACGAAATTTCAATCCATTCAACGAGCCTATTCTG TTTTGTCGGATTCGAACAAGAGGATGTTGTATGACATCGGAGCTTACGACAGTGATGACGACGAAACT GGAATGGCTGATTTCATAAATGAGATGGTGACTCTAATGGCTCAAACTACATCTACG GGAGACGAAACCTTGGAAGAATTTGAAAAGCTGTTTCAAGAACTGTTGATGGATGATGTGAATCAATTCAAAACTCCTCATTCATCTTCATTCCCGTATGCACCGTTCAGTGGCATGTCTGCTTCGGTGTATGGAGATGATTTATCGAATGATGATATTCAGAACAAAGCTAAAGTTGACAGTTATTGCTGCATAAGTTCTG GATTGAAAATTTATGTTGACACAGTTGATGTTTTTAATAAAGGTGAGTGGTCCATCAACGAGTTCCCGGGTTGGCAATAG
- the LOC103831749 gene encoding chaperone protein DnaJ isoform X4, with the protein MEKEDLYAVMDLNNECSQGDLRISYKNLALKWHPDRFSEENEKDKANTKFQSIQRAYSVLSDSNKRMLYDIGAYDSDDDETGMADFINEMVTLMAQTTSTGDETLEEFEKLFQELLMDDVNQFKTPHSSSFPYAPFSGMSASVYGDDLSNDDIQNKAKVDSYCCISSGED; encoded by the exons atggaGAAGGAAGACTTGTACGCTGTTATGGATTTGAACAACGAATGTTCACAAGGAGATCTCAGAATTTCTTACAAGAACCTTGCTCTG AAATGGCATCCAGATCGGTTTAGTGAAGAAAATGAGAAAGACAAAGCCAATACGAAATTTCAATCCATTCAACGAGCCTATTCTG TTTTGTCGGATTCGAACAAGAGGATGTTGTATGACATCGGAGCTTACGACAGTGATGACGACGAAACT GGAATGGCTGATTTCATAAATGAGATGGTGACTCTAATGGCTCAAACTACATCTACG GGAGACGAAACCTTGGAAGAATTTGAAAAGCTGTTTCAAGAACTGTTGATGGATGATGTGAATCAATTCAAAACTCCTCATTCATCTTCATTCCCGTATGCACCGTTCAGTGGCATGTCTGCTTCGGTGTATGGAGATGATTTATCGAATGATGATATTCAGAACAAAGCTAAAGTTGACAGTTATTGCTGCATAAGTTCTGGTGAG GATTGA
- the LOC103831749 gene encoding chaperone protein DnaJ isoform X3 gives MEKEDLYAVMDLNNECSQGDLRISYKNLALKWHPDRFSEENEKDKANTKFQSIQRAYSVLSDSNKRMLYDIGAYDSDDDETGMADFINEMVTLMAQTTSTGDETLEEFEKLFQELLMDDVNQFKTPHSSSFPYAPFSGMSASVYGDDLSNDDIQNKAKVDSYCCISSGEWSINEFPGWQ, from the exons atggaGAAGGAAGACTTGTACGCTGTTATGGATTTGAACAACGAATGTTCACAAGGAGATCTCAGAATTTCTTACAAGAACCTTGCTCTG AAATGGCATCCAGATCGGTTTAGTGAAGAAAATGAGAAAGACAAAGCCAATACGAAATTTCAATCCATTCAACGAGCCTATTCTG TTTTGTCGGATTCGAACAAGAGGATGTTGTATGACATCGGAGCTTACGACAGTGATGACGACGAAACT GGAATGGCTGATTTCATAAATGAGATGGTGACTCTAATGGCTCAAACTACATCTACG GGAGACGAAACCTTGGAAGAATTTGAAAAGCTGTTTCAAGAACTGTTGATGGATGATGTGAATCAATTCAAAACTCCTCATTCATCTTCATTCCCGTATGCACCGTTCAGTGGCATGTCTGCTTCGGTGTATGGAGATGATTTATCGAATGATGATATTCAGAACAAAGCTAAAGTTGACAGTTATTGCTGCATAAGTTCTG GTGAGTGGTCCATCAACGAGTTCCCGGGTTGGCAATAG
- the LOC103831749 gene encoding chaperone protein DnaJ isoform X2: protein MEKEDLYAVMDLNNECSQGDLRISYKNLALKWHPDRFSEENEKDKANTKFQSIQRAYSVLSDSNKRMLYDIGAYDSDDDETGMADFINEMVTLMAQTTSTGDETLEEFEKLFQELLMDDVNQFKTPHSSSFPYAPFSGMSASVYGDDLSNDDIQNKAKVDSYCCISSGEVSGPSTSSRVGNRRSTK from the exons atggaGAAGGAAGACTTGTACGCTGTTATGGATTTGAACAACGAATGTTCACAAGGAGATCTCAGAATTTCTTACAAGAACCTTGCTCTG AAATGGCATCCAGATCGGTTTAGTGAAGAAAATGAGAAAGACAAAGCCAATACGAAATTTCAATCCATTCAACGAGCCTATTCTG TTTTGTCGGATTCGAACAAGAGGATGTTGTATGACATCGGAGCTTACGACAGTGATGACGACGAAACT GGAATGGCTGATTTCATAAATGAGATGGTGACTCTAATGGCTCAAACTACATCTACG GGAGACGAAACCTTGGAAGAATTTGAAAAGCTGTTTCAAGAACTGTTGATGGATGATGTGAATCAATTCAAAACTCCTCATTCATCTTCATTCCCGTATGCACCGTTCAGTGGCATGTCTGCTTCGGTGTATGGAGATGATTTATCGAATGATGATATTCAGAACAAAGCTAAAGTTGACAGTTATTGCTGCATAAGTTCTGGTGAG GTGAGTGGTCCATCAACGAGTTCCCGGGTTGGCAATAGAAGATCTACGAAGTAG